A genomic region of Mycobacterium senriense contains the following coding sequences:
- a CDS encoding copper resistance CopC family protein, translating into MRRLALGACVGVMFVIATLTAPVAGAHATRVATDPAADAVLAAGPQRVSATFNEQLQTTFAAMTVVGPDGNVWSTGEPTVQGAVVGIALRALGPAGTYTVNYRVTSADGHVVSGSWSFRLTVPGTGTPGPPAAGPDGGGPLPIWPFVVVAVAVVAGGAWWGARRRR; encoded by the coding sequence ATGAGGCGGCTGGCGCTCGGCGCGTGCGTGGGCGTCATGTTCGTGATCGCCACGCTGACCGCGCCGGTCGCGGGGGCGCACGCCACCCGCGTCGCCACCGATCCCGCGGCCGATGCGGTGCTCGCGGCCGGCCCGCAGCGGGTGAGCGCCACATTCAACGAGCAGTTGCAAACCACGTTCGCGGCCATGACGGTGGTCGGGCCCGACGGCAACGTGTGGTCCACCGGAGAGCCGACGGTGCAGGGCGCGGTGGTCGGCATCGCGCTGCGTGCGCTCGGGCCGGCCGGGACGTACACGGTGAACTACCGGGTCACCTCCGCGGACGGCCACGTGGTGTCCGGATCCTGGTCCTTTCGGCTCACGGTGCCCGGCACCGGCACGCCCGGTCCACCCGCGGCCGGCCCGGACGGCGGCGGCCCGCTCCCGATCTGGCCATTCGTGGTGGTCGCGGTGGCCGTCGTCGCCGGCGGCGCGTGGTGGGGGGCGCGGCGCAGGCGGTAA
- a CDS encoding DUF6474 family protein — protein MGLFRKRKSRATRRAEARAIKARAKLEAKLAAKNEVRRAKSAQRAESKALRAHMKAQRDSDRNALKVAEAELKAAREGKIFSPTRIRRVLTVSRLLAPILTPLIYRAAVAARALIDQRRADQLGIPLAQIGQFSGHGAQLSARIAGAEKSLRMVQDKKPKDAETKQFVSAIAERLTDLSAAITAAENMPAARRRAAHAAISSQLDGIEADLMARLGLS, from the coding sequence TCGCGCTGAAGCCCGTGCGATCAAGGCCCGCGCGAAGCTCGAGGCCAAGCTGGCCGCGAAAAACGAGGTCCGCCGCGCCAAATCCGCCCAACGGGCGGAGAGCAAGGCGCTGCGCGCGCACATGAAGGCCCAACGCGACAGCGACCGCAACGCACTGAAAGTCGCTGAGGCCGAACTCAAAGCCGCGCGGGAGGGCAAGATCTTCTCACCGACACGAATCCGCCGGGTGTTGACGGTGTCTCGGCTGCTCGCGCCGATCCTCACCCCGCTCATCTACCGGGCGGCCGTCGCGGCCCGCGCGCTGATCGATCAGCGTCGTGCCGACCAGCTGGGCATTCCGCTGGCCCAGATCGGCCAGTTCTCCGGCCACGGGGCCCAGCTGTCGGCCCGCATCGCCGGGGCGGAGAAGTCGCTGCGGATGGTGCAGGACAAGAAGCCCAAGGACGCCGAGACCAAGCAATTCGTCTCCGCCATCGCCGAACGGCTCACCGATCTGTCGGCGGCGATCACCGCCGCGGAGAACATGCCGGCCGCGCGGCGGCGCGCGGCCCACGCCGCGATCTCGTCGCAGCTGGACGGGATCGAGGCGGATTTAATGGCCCGCCTCGGCCTGAGCTGA
- a CDS encoding YcnI family copper-binding membrane protein gives MAIHSRWFSRTLIALTAAVALYLGSAAQTPAAWAHVHASSDNAIRGAMAIVTFQVPNESNTGALTTALTVTLPNVASARTESLPGWTAKLDRDAAAGTVRSVTWTANLTGGIGPDQFGLFRLSVKLPDADTVSFPAAQTYADGTVVKWDQPPLPDGSEPEHPVPMLALATGPSGPHQHHGSPAPAAARSNAADNAARLLGGAALVVAAAGVAIALIRRRT, from the coding sequence ATGGCAATCCACAGCAGGTGGTTCTCGCGCACCCTGATCGCACTCACCGCGGCCGTCGCTCTCTATCTCGGATCGGCGGCCCAGACCCCTGCCGCCTGGGCGCACGTGCACGCCAGCAGCGACAACGCGATACGCGGAGCCATGGCGATCGTCACATTCCAGGTGCCCAACGAATCGAACACCGGGGCGCTCACCACCGCGCTGACCGTCACGCTTCCCAACGTCGCATCGGCGCGCACCGAAAGCCTGCCGGGCTGGACGGCCAAACTCGACCGGGACGCCGCGGCCGGCACCGTGCGTTCGGTGACGTGGACCGCCAACCTCACCGGCGGGATCGGGCCAGATCAATTCGGGCTGTTCCGGCTGTCGGTGAAGCTGCCCGACGCCGACACCGTCAGCTTCCCCGCCGCGCAGACCTACGCCGACGGAACCGTCGTGAAATGGGACCAGCCGCCGCTGCCAGACGGGAGCGAGCCGGAGCACCCGGTGCCCATGCTCGCCCTCGCCACCGGCCCCTCGGGCCCCCACCAACACCACGGGTCGCCCGCGCCGGCCGCCGCACGGTCGAATGCGGCCGACAACGCCGCCCGGCTGCTGGGTGGCGCGGCCCTGGTGGTCGCCGCCGCCGGCGTCGCGATCGCACTGATCCGCCGACGGACATGA
- the rraA gene encoding ribonuclease E activity regulator RraA: protein MTVSFRPTADLVDSIGPDVRSCDVQFRQLGGRAEFAGPISTVRCFQDNALLKSVLSEPGSGGVLVIDGDGSLHTALVGDVIAELARSNGWAGLIVNGAVRDSATLRGMDIGVKALGTNPRKSSKTGAGERDVEVTLGGVTFAPGEIAYSDDDGIVVVAAAE from the coding sequence GTGACGGTGTCTTTCCGGCCGACGGCCGACCTCGTAGACAGCATCGGTCCCGACGTACGCAGCTGCGACGTGCAATTCCGCCAGTTGGGCGGGCGGGCCGAATTCGCCGGTCCGATCAGCACCGTACGTTGCTTTCAGGACAACGCGCTGCTGAAATCGGTGCTCTCGGAACCGGGCAGCGGCGGGGTCCTGGTCATCGACGGCGACGGCTCCCTGCACACCGCGCTGGTCGGCGACGTCATCGCCGAGCTGGCCCGGTCCAACGGCTGGGCGGGGCTCATCGTCAACGGCGCCGTGCGCGACTCGGCCACGTTGCGCGGCATGGACATCGGCGTCAAGGCGTTGGGCACCAATCCCCGCAAGAGCAGCAAGACCGGTGCCGGCGAGCGCGACGTCGAGGTCACCCTGGGCGGGGTGACGTTCGCGCCGGGCGAGATCGCCTACAGCGACGACGACGGGATCGTCGTCGTCGCCGCGGCCGAGTGA
- a CDS encoding Rv3852 family protein: MADPQDPTNSAPDGTGTPPEKKPPAHAAKKAAKAPAKKAPAKKAPAKKAPAKKAPAKKVPVKNAEPTPPKPPGQPAAQPLDVQQRAESNGDLTAAAKDAAAQAKSTVEAANNPVSPAVPGPAVGQSPVPLIVALAVSLLAILLIRQLRRR; the protein is encoded by the coding sequence ATGGCAGACCCGCAGGACCCAACGAACAGCGCACCCGACGGCACCGGCACCCCGCCGGAGAAGAAGCCGCCCGCCCACGCGGCGAAAAAGGCCGCGAAAGCGCCGGCCAAAAAGGCACCTGCGAAAAAGGCGCCCGCCAAAAAGGCGCCGGCCAAGAAGGCACCCGCCAAGAAGGTGCCGGTAAAGAACGCCGAGCCCACGCCCCCGAAACCACCCGGGCAACCGGCCGCGCAACCGCTCGACGTGCAGCAGCGGGCGGAAAGCAACGGCGACCTGACCGCCGCCGCCAAAGATGCTGCCGCACAGGCGAAGTCCACCGTGGAGGCCGCCAACAATCCGGTCTCTCCCGCGGTCCCGGGTCCGGCGGTGGGCCAATCTCCGGTGCCGCTGATCGTTGCCCTGGCCGTCAGCCTGCTGGCCATCCTGCTGATCCGCCAGCTGCGTCGCCGCTGA